The Amphiura filiformis chromosome 1, Afil_fr2py, whole genome shotgun sequence nucleotide sequence TTCGTTACTTGTACCTTACAAGGTTCCTTTTCCGTGAACCCTTTCTTACACGTCTGGTGTGATTGTTTTTTCGCATGCTGTTTGGAGTGAAGCGTAAGGGAGTATCGATATGTGTAGCGTTTACCACAAACGTCACAgcggtatggtttctcttttgtatgtGTGCGAATATGTCTTGCAAGGGAGCAACTATTGACAAACGATCTCTGACAAAACTCACATTTAAATGGTTTTTCTTTCGTATGAATTCGAAGGTGGATTTTGAAATTGCTACTTTGTGTGAATcgcttctgacaatattcacattgatatggtttttctAAAGTGTGAATACGTACGTGGCTCTTCAGATTGCTGCTGATAGAAAACCGTTTGCTGCAGAACTCACACGGATAGGGTTGTTCGTGAGTGTGAACCCGCATGTGTATCTTGAGATGACTGCGACCTACGAACCGCTTTTGGCAGGTTTCGCATTCGTACGGACGTTCCCGGTCGTGAGTTCGAATATGAGCTCGGTACTTTCCGCGTAGGGTGAATTGTTTGTCACAGACGGTGCATGAAAAGCGCGTTTGACTTGGAAGACTTTCAGTTTGGACACTTTCATGTTGTTTAACGTATGGTTGTTCGGGTAGATTTGGTTGGCTCTCCTCATTAGAGCTTGTGCGTGACGAATGCTGATTATGTTTCTCTCGTTGGGCTGGTCGCAAATAGATGATAAAACTTCTTGTTGCATCATAAGCTTGCTTCAAACTGTCAGATGTATCCTGGGTTGTCTGAATAATAGACGTGATCTGTTTCACATTACCAAGTTCTTTCGCTATAAACTTAAAGCGTTTCATGTGTCTTGCAATATGCCGCCTTTGTGCCTTGAGTGAGTGAGAAGAATGTCCGCAAATGTAACACCGAAATGCCTTCAGCATCTCCTTGATGCTCGTGGCTATACCTTGGGCCATACGTGGCGCAACATGTTTGTCTATTTTAGTTGCACTATTATCATCATTCACTGTTAGAGGAATTTCGTCAGTGACTTGTTCTTCTGCTGTGGTCAGCGTTTTTGGATATATCTCCTGTACAGAACTCTCCACATTGATATACGGGTTTAACGATTGAGGGCTTGTCAGGGGCATCTTGTCAGAATCTTTGCCGTTTACCATCCGTTCTGGAGGATAGTGGTTGACATTTAAACCACCCAAGTTGGTATACTTATTGTACTGAGCATCACTTGAAGGTGGCGTATAATTATTGTTGATCCTTTCCTTGCCATCATAAGTTTCTGTTTCGGAATAGTGAGCGTGAGAACCATCCACGTGAGTTCTTTGTGCGAATGATATGCTGTTGCTTACACCTCGGGATGATTGGCTGTTACTCTGTATTTCTGCTGTGCTCAGCGTATGTGGATTTAACAATTGGGAGCTTGTCATGGAAATGTTGTCAGAATCGTTCCCGTTTACCATCAGTTCTGGATGATAGTGGTTGACATTGAATCCACCCAAGTTTgtacaataattattgtattgCGCATCACGTGAAGGTGGCGTATGATTGTTGATCCTTTCCTTGCCGTAAGTGTCTGTTTTGGGATAGAGAGTGCGAGAACCATCCACGTGAGTTCTTTGTTCAGATGATATGATGATGCTTGCTAAATGTCGCGATGGTCGACTGTAACTCTCTATTTCTGCTGTGCTCAGCGTTTGTGGATTTGACGATTGGGAGCTTTTCAGGGGAATCTTGTCAGAATCTTTCCCGTTTACCATCCATTCTGGAGGATAGTGGTTGACATTGAAACCATCCAAGTTGGTATAATTATTGTATTGAACATCACTTGAAGGTGGCGTATAATTATTGTTGATCCTTTCATTGCCGTAAGTTTCTATTTTAGGATAGAGGGTGTGAGAACCATCCACATGAGTTCTTTGTTCAGTTGATATGCTGTTGCTCGCTAAACGTCGCAATGATTGGCTGGAACTGTCAATTTCTGCTGTGTTCAGCGTTTGTGGATATATCTCCTGCACAGAACTCTCCACATTGCTATCATATGGGTTTAACGATTCAGGGGGGCTTGTCAGGGGAATGATCTTGTCAGAATCTTTTCCACTCACCATCAGTTCTGGAGGATAGTGGTTGACATTAAAACCATCCAGGTCGGTATAATTATTGTATTGCGCATCACGTGAAGGTAACGTATAATTATTGATCCTTTCCTTGCCGTAAATTTCTGTTTCGGGAGAACCATCTACTTGAGTTCTTTGTGCGAATATGTGGTTGTTCGCTAAGCGACGCGATGATTGACTATAACTCTCGAGATCTATTTCGGGGTCGGGATAATTTTCTGAACTAGTTCTTTGTGCGAGTAGTTGATCGGAAACTGTGCTTAGATTGACATGATTGAGGTTACAACGTAATATGTCGCTATAGCCATGATAACCATATTGTCCAAGAAATGATGTTTGGACACCATTCGCATTAGTTATTCGTGCGACAACGTCGTGAGCTGGATTTAGATTGGAGTAGCATTGTTCTTCTCCACAAGAGCACGACTTAGGAATTCGTAAAGAAAAGAGTTGGGCGAGTATCCCTGGTCCGTTTCGCGCGCTTTCGTTTAGAATGAACTGCTTACCACCATTGTCCGTAGTATGGTAATGATATTCGCTTGGAGGTTGTCTCAGTTGATATGTTTCAGTAGTAAggtccttttttgttttccttagATCCAGAGGATACGTCTGTTCCCCCGTCTGTTCACCAAAGCTATCCATCCGATTCCAGTTGTAGCTAGCTGTTCTGGTAACTAGACGCTCAAAGTATCTTCGATAATCGGGAGGTTCCCAAATAATAACTATTCCGATGTTATTGCTTGAGATTGCCCGGTTTGTGTTTGCAGAAGTTTGAGCATCCCCATATAATCTGTAATATGAAAGTAAAATAAACACCCATTACAAAAGTGACCAGATCTGAtacaatcaggctaaagtcggcaacaatgaaactgagatataggaaAAAGAGAGgggaaaaacaacaaaaaacataagaaaatggacatataaaaggttcataactttgctatcaagtattcaagagaccttgagattcaacatcagtaagtataggtactgagcaagttagtcaTGGTAGTAACTCACTTGTCAACATTTCCGACTTTGGCCAGAGTGGATCAGATGAGGTCACAATTGCAAGTTTATGAATATCAGTGTATACGTTAAAACTTCAAAAAGTTTAAAAAGTGCATGTCCGATCGAACCACGATTTTACCAAGCATATTCGTTCAAATCGTATAGATTTTTTAAGAGAAGTCAAACAGAAATGCCAACTTACATAACTTAAGGGCTTTCAATACTTCTACATTTTTTTGTATCAGTAGATATAGATCCGTCCTTCGGTCGGTATAGAGTCGCACCTAGAGCCGTATACCATGGTTTATGTCCAGGGTCAAAGTAAGAAtctaatgttattttatttacagTGCTAAAAGATGATAAAGTGCTTCAATGATTTCAACGCACTGACAAACGTCAACATAATGTAAGGTCATTTACTTATATGGGTGATCTCATATAGCATTGTCAAGGCTACGGCAAATTAAAACATATCAGAATAATTATTCTTGTATAACTTGTATGGGCAGTTTCAGTTGAAAtctacgccccctatggaagacat carries:
- the LOC140156383 gene encoding uncharacterized protein; this encodes MGLTSTLLGYFVRILRILKKKMVLVVETNPLSTLPTIREVKPLSCNACLFSTHSFDRLMRHARRHKLRWKVHKPQIAQDILRIEHPQNFVYDGTKLSLYQCQNCKKYYSQLNTLIEHSKECIASVAPLQSSSVPSREPLTEGERTFTAYQCIHCRKRFSQHSNLERHLMTHTSTKPFECGICRKAYFAENSLKKHMMIHEGGTKFPCHYCEECFEYRSGLRDHLDRIHSVKQDTCNTTSLKEHIYSLEPKSLYRCKHCQQCFVTKKARSSHVEIVHTKPFRCGLCVEHFSHLVKLRNHIKTTHGVSEPVQCEYCQAVFKHVTSLVTHKKIYFNGSPFPCEHCENSFTHRCALLKHVQTKHAQEQFKCKQCEKVFGNKKSLKRHILTHTKIKVKSFRSPFPCDHCEDYFIYRSALHEHMERNHAQEPYKCKECEKVFDNKRQFRRHVLTHEKIKSYKCKYCEKCFRDGQGVKSHINREHLEELPHQCEFCGKRFLQSQQLACHRRVHTKEKPFHCQVCPKQFARSEGLKDHILRVHSMEKPFKCELCQSRFAAEEHLRLHINHHNKPKLFQCHLCQKCFVHNVHLQDHIRTHTGVKPYECQHCPKSYTTKSHLTQHILKAHSTEKPHECQECRKRFATETHLKDHMRTHLKDNLPFKCEYCPKTFLYLSCLQYHVRVHTREKPFTCEQCGRNFAQKSSLKMHMRTHTGEKPYECPICPERFAHRNVYKNHVKTHEESTLYGDAQTSANTNRAISSNNIGIVIIWEPPDYRRYFERLVTRTASYNWNRMDSFGEQTGEQTYPLDLRKTKKDLTTETYQLRQPPSEYHYHTTDNGGKQFILNESARNGPGILAQLFSLRIPKSCSCGEEQCYSNLNPAHDVVARITNANGVQTSFLGQYGYHGYSDILRCNLNHVNLSTVSDQLLAQRTSSENYPDPEIDLESYSQSSRRLANNHIFAQRTQVDGSPETEIYGKERINNYTLPSRDAQYNNYTDLDGFNVNHYPPELMVSGKDSDKIIPLTSPPESLNPYDSNVESSVQEIYPQTLNTAEIDSSSQSLRRLASNSISTEQRTHVDGSHTLYPKIETYGNERINNNYTPPSSDVQYNNYTNLDGFNVNHYPPEWMVNGKDSDKIPLKSSQSSNPQTLSTAEIESYSRPSRHLASIIISSEQRTHVDGSRTLYPKTDTYGKERINNHTPPSRDAQYNNYCTNLGGFNVNHYHPELMVNGNDSDNISMTSSQLLNPHTLSTAEIQSNSQSSRGVSNSISFAQRTHVDGSHAHYSETETYDGKERINNNYTPPSSDAQYNKYTNLGGLNVNHYPPERMVNGKDSDKMPLTSPQSLNPYINVESSVQEIYPKTLTTAEEQVTDEIPLTVNDDNSATKIDKHVAPRMAQGIATSIKEMLKAFRCYICGHSSHSLKAQRRHIARHMKRFKFIAKELGNVKQITSIIQTTQDTSDSLKQAYDATRSFIIYLRPAQREKHNQHSSRTSSNEESQPNLPEQPYVKQHESVQTESLPSQTRFSCTVCDKQFTLRGKYRAHIRTHDRERPYECETCQKRFVGRSHLKIHMRVHTHEQPYPCEFCSKRFSISSNLKSHVRIHTLEKPYQCEYCQKRFTQSSNFKIHLRIHTKEKPFKCEFCQRSFVNSCSLARHIRTHTKEKPYRCDVCGKRYTYRYSLTLHSKQHAKKQSHQTCKKGFTEKEPCKVQVTNYNKAPNQCEICHYTFTLKENLKRHVRIAHLKEKPFKCDLCPKRYARKYRLTAHQCS